In Spodoptera frugiperda isolate SF20-4 chromosome 1, AGI-APGP_CSIRO_Sfru_2.0, whole genome shotgun sequence, the following are encoded in one genomic region:
- the LOC118273439 gene encoding ras-like protein family member 11B isoform X5, whose product MKDERASMPRVRIAVIGSSRVGKSALIVRYLTRRYIGEYHSNTDLLYRQTVPINGTPVELEVIDVSGSNSDKFPAEQIQWADACLLVYAVTDRSSFEYATEVLSALKRAPTGGSPAHGPAGAAAPMPLALLGNKTDLDHLRQVTTKEGQAISAAHGASFSEASVADNSGDLYRCVDRLLAEVRTPQRTRKFSVTKMLGSLIGGGGNSQTNRSGSMVACPRVPAPAHRAR is encoded by the exons ATGAAGGACGAGCGTGCCAGTATGCCGCGCGTACGCATCGCTGTCATTGGCAGCTCTCGAGTTGGCAAGTCCg cTCTTATCGTTCGCTATCTAACCAGGCGATACATCGGCGAGTATCATTCAAACACAG ATCTCCTGTATAGACAAACGGTACCGATCAATGGTACCCCCGTCGAACTCGAAGTTATAGATGTATCCGGCTCCAATTCAGATAAATTTCCAGCTGAACAG ATTCAATGGGCCGATGCTTGTCTGCTGGTGTATGCAGTGACAGACCGCAGCAGCTTCGAATATGCGACGGAGGTGTTGAGTGCTCTAAAGCGGGCGCCGACGGGCGGCAGCCCGGCTCACGGGCCGGCCGGCGCCGCGGCGCCCATGCCACTCGCACTCCTCGGCAACAAAACAGACCTAGACCACTTGAGACAG GTTACTACCAAAGAGGGTCAAGCAATTAGTGCAGCACACGGCGCTTCATTCAGCGAGGCTAGTGTTGCCGACAACTCCGGCGACCTCTACCGTTGCGTGGATCGCCTACTGGCTGAAGTGCGCACTCCACAGCGCACGCGCAAGTTCTCCGTCACGAAAATGCTTGGATCATTAATAG GTGGTGGTGGCAATAGCCAGACCAACCGCAGCGGTTCAATGGTCGCGTGCCCGCGTGTGCCCGC GCCTGCGCATCGCGCACGCTGA
- the LOC118273439 gene encoding ras-related and estrogen-regulated growth inhibitor-like protein isoform X4: protein MKDERASMPRVRIAVIGSSRVGKSALIVRYLTRRYIGEYHSNTDLLYRQTVPINGTPVELEVIDVSGSNSDKFPAEQIQWADACLLVYAVTDRSSFEYATEVLSALKRAPTGGSPAHGPAGAAAPMPLALLGNKTDLDHLRQVTTKEGQAISAAHGASFSEASVADNSGDLYRCVDRLLAEVRTPQRTRKFSVTKMLGSLIGGGGNSQTNRSGSMVACPRVPAPARPPLAAAAP, encoded by the exons ATGAAGGACGAGCGTGCCAGTATGCCGCGCGTACGCATCGCTGTCATTGGCAGCTCTCGAGTTGGCAAGTCCg cTCTTATCGTTCGCTATCTAACCAGGCGATACATCGGCGAGTATCATTCAAACACAG ATCTCCTGTATAGACAAACGGTACCGATCAATGGTACCCCCGTCGAACTCGAAGTTATAGATGTATCCGGCTCCAATTCAGATAAATTTCCAGCTGAACAG ATTCAATGGGCCGATGCTTGTCTGCTGGTGTATGCAGTGACAGACCGCAGCAGCTTCGAATATGCGACGGAGGTGTTGAGTGCTCTAAAGCGGGCGCCGACGGGCGGCAGCCCGGCTCACGGGCCGGCCGGCGCCGCGGCGCCCATGCCACTCGCACTCCTCGGCAACAAAACAGACCTAGACCACTTGAGACAG GTTACTACCAAAGAGGGTCAAGCAATTAGTGCAGCACACGGCGCTTCATTCAGCGAGGCTAGTGTTGCCGACAACTCCGGCGACCTCTACCGTTGCGTGGATCGCCTACTGGCTGAAGTGCGCACTCCACAGCGCACGCGCAAGTTCTCCGTCACGAAAATGCTTGGATCATTAATAG GTGGTGGTGGCAATAGCCAGACCAACCGCAGCGGTTCAATGGTCGCGTGCCCGCGTGTGCCCGCCCCGGCGCGGCCGCCGCTGGCCGCTGCTGCTCCCTGA
- the LOC118273439 gene encoding ras-related and estrogen-regulated growth inhibitor-like protein isoform X2 has protein sequence MKDERASMPRVRIAVIGSSRVGKSALIVRYLTRRYIGEYHSNTDLLYRQTVPINGTPVELEVIDVSGSNSDKFPAEQIQWADACLLVYAVTDRSSFEYATEVLSALKRAPTGGSPAHGPAGAAAPMPLALLGNKTDLDHLRQVTTKEGQAISAAHGASFSEASVADNSGDLYRCVDRLLAEVRTPQRTRKFSVTKMLGSLIGGGGNSQTNRSGSMVACPRVPAPARPPLAAAAP, from the exons ATGAAGGACGAGCGTGCCAGTATGCCGCGCGTACGCATCGCTGTCATTGGCAGCTCTCGAGTTGGCAAGTCCG cTCTTATCGTTCGCTATCTAACCAGGCGATACATCGGCGAGTATCATTCAAACACAG ATCTCCTGTATAGACAAACGGTACCGATCAATGGTACCCCCGTCGAACTCGAAGTTATAGATGTATCCGGCTCCAATTCAGATAAATTTCCAGCTGAACAG ATTCAATGGGCCGATGCTTGTCTGCTGGTGTATGCAGTGACAGACCGCAGCAGCTTCGAATATGCGACGGAGGTGTTGAGTGCTCTAAAGCGGGCGCCGACGGGCGGCAGCCCGGCTCACGGGCCGGCCGGCGCCGCGGCGCCCATGCCACTCGCACTCCTCGGCAACAAAACAGACCTAGACCACTTGAGACAG GTTACTACCAAAGAGGGTCAAGCAATTAGTGCAGCACACGGCGCTTCATTCAGCGAGGCTAGTGTTGCCGACAACTCCGGCGACCTCTACCGTTGCGTGGATCGCCTACTGGCTGAAGTGCGCACTCCACAGCGCACGCGCAAGTTCTCCGTCACGAAAATGCTTGGATCATTAATAG GTGGTGGTGGCAATAGCCAGACCAACCGCAGCGGTTCAATGGTCGCGTGCCCGCGTGTGCCCGCCCCGGCGCGGCCGCCGCTGGCCGCTGCTGCTCCCTGA